The following are encoded in a window of Vigna unguiculata cultivar IT97K-499-35 chromosome 8, ASM411807v1, whole genome shotgun sequence genomic DNA:
- the LOC114193878 gene encoding uncharacterized protein At5g65660-like, giving the protein MELQDTAATRVSIGFPLGLALLFVCLLFICGFFCCCLHWSKLQSFLHSHGIINIQSLQQTQMQSELASPYHKPAFPVVMMKQNYAESLPVLMPGDAVPKFIATACPCQPPRDERITIHVQKEPSTEFCSGN; this is encoded by the exons ATGGAGCTTCAAGACACTGCTGCAACTCGTGTATCAATTGGATTTCCTCTCGGACTAGCCCTTCTCTTTGTCTGTTTACTCTTCATTTGTGGATTTTTCTGCTGCTGCTTACATTGGAGCAAGCTTCAATCTTTTCTTCACTCTCATGGCATCATCAACATTCAATCTTTGCAACAGACTCAAATGCAATCAGAGCTGGCTTCCCCCTACCACAAACCAGCTTTTCCAGTTGTG ATGATGAAGCAGAATTATGCAGAGAGTTTGCCTGTGCTGATGCCGGGGGATGCTGTTCCAAAATTCATTGCCACAGCATGTCCATGTCAGCCTCCAAGAGATGAAAGGATCACAATCCATGTGCAGAAGGAACCATCCACTGAATTTTGCAGTGGCAACTGA
- the LOC114193461 gene encoding E3 ubiquitin-protein ligase WAV3-like: MGTAWRRAFCTTHPESTLHSKSTTHSPSPSPGTCARFNFLSSPSLHHHPPSSPLSLFKNTFKFRSNCGICSNSVKTGQGTAIYTAECGHAFHFPCVLSHARSHVCPVCHATWNDVPLHQNDAVLPTVRTPNHKQLDPLSSKSLPSYDDDEPLPSSLTCFTQILPIPEADESTHQDEEENDDVPDFPGFSVLPKPQSSLRHYAETKTVRVKLMQECAVISVSQSFETRALVLRVKAPAPSPPLRRRQAMDLVAVLDVGNGMNGAKLHVLKRVMRLVISSLGAADRLAVVASSADSERLLPLRRMTAQGQRTARRVVDQVEVVCGQGSGREEVLKKAGKVLEDRREKNPLARILHLSNGNDNCKNSNQRRCLNYVSSLGFDCVEVPVYSFGFDIKKTGLTPEPFEDDFIEYINRTLSLAVQDLRIQLGFSAPAEIRAVYSCSGGPTALSVNSTRLGDLYGEEEKELLVEVRVPTSALGNHHVLTVRCFSKDPASQKFVHSAEHPFTVVPPKSSSPCGGRVERLRNVFITNRAVAESRRMVKHNEFSSAHHLLASARALLVQFGSAEEYVRGLDAELVELQWRRQHRETVGTGRSGESEREVRLVDDGGEMLTPTSAWRAAEKLAKMARMKKSLNKVSDLHGFENARF; this comes from the exons ATGGGAACCGCTTGGAGAAGAGCCTTTTGCACTACCCACCCAGAATCCACACTACACTCCAAAAGCACCACCCACAGCCCCTCTCCTTCTCCCGGAACCTGCGCCAGATTCAACTTCCTCTCCTCGCCGTCATTGCACCACCACCCTCCctcttcccctctctccctcttCAAAAACACCTTCAAATTCAGA AGTAATTGCGGAATCTGTTCGAATAGCGTGAAGACGGGACAGGGAACTGCCATTTACACTGCAGAGTGCGGTCACGCGTTTCATTTCCCTTGCGTTCTTTCCCATGCACGCTCCCACGTCTGCCCCGTCTGTCATGCCACGTGGAACGACGTTCCGCTCCACCAAAACGACGCCGTCCTTCCCACCGTTCGAACCCCAAACCACAAACAACTCGATCCTCTTTCCTCCAAATCGCTACCTTCCTACGACGACGACGAGCCTCTACCTTCTTCTCTCACGTGCTTCACGCAAATCCTTCCAATTCCTGAAGCCGATGAAAGCACGCACCAGGATGAAGAAGAAAACGACGATGTACCAGACTTCCCTGGCTTTTCTGTCCTTCCGAAACCTCAATCCTCGTTGCGACACTACGCTGAGACAAAAACTGTACGAGTCAAGCTCATGCAGGAGTGCGCGGTCATATCAGTTTCGCAAAGCTTCGAAACTCGTGCTTTGGTTTTACGAGTCAAGGCTCCGGCACCGTCGCCGCCGTTGCGACGACGGCAGGCGATGGATCTCGTGGCGGTGCTTGACGTTGGCAACGGTATGAACGGGGCAAAGCTTCACGTGTTAAAGCGCGTGATGCGACTGGTGATATCCTCTCTCGGGGCGGCTGACCGGCTTGCCGTCGTGGCTTCGTCGGCTGATTCGGAGCGGTTGTTACCTCTGCGCAGAATGACGGCTCAGGGACAACGCACGGCTCGGCGCGTGGTGGATCAGGTCGAGGTCGTGTGTGGCCAAGGATCAGGTCGTGAAGAAGTGCTTAAGAAAGCGGGGAAGGTTCTCGAAGATCGCAGAGAGAAAAATCCTCTAGCGAGGATTTTGCATCTATCTAACGGTAATGACAACTGCAAGAACAGTAATCAACGGAGATGCTTGAACTACGTGTCCTCTCTCGGGTTCGATTGTGTTGAAGTTCCGGTTTATTCGTTTGGGTTCGACATAAAAAAGACCGGTTTAACACCCGAACCGTTTGAGGATGATTTTATCGAATACATTAACAGAACATTGAGTTTGGCGGTGCAGGATTTAAGAATTCAGCTTGGCTTCTCTGCGCCGGCTGAAATTCGAGCCGTTTATTCATGCAGCGGAGGACCCACCGCGCTAAGCGTAAACTCAACCCGGCTTGGTGATTTATACGGCGAAGAAGAGAAGGAGTTGTTGGTGGAGGTCAGAGTGCCAACGTCAGCATTAGGAAACCATCACGTGTTGACAGTGCGGTGTTTCAGCAAAGACCCAGCGTCTCAAAAATTCGTGCACAGTGCAGAACACCCATTTACGGTGGTGCCGCCGAAGAGTTCTTCTCCCTGCGGCGGCAGGGTTGAGCGGCTGAGGAACGTGTTTATAACGAACCGAGCCGTAGCCGAGTCAAGGAGGATGGTGAAACATAATGAGTTTTCGAGCGCTCATCATTTGCTTGCTTCGGCTCGCGCGCTTCTAGTGCAGTTCGGCTCCGCTGAGGAGTACGTGCGCGGCTTGGACGCGGAGCTTGTAGAGCTTCAGTGGAGAAGACAGCACCGGGAGACGGTGGGGACGGGGCGGAGTGGAGAGAGCGAGAGGGAGGTAAGGTTGGTGGATGACGGAGGCGAAATGTTGACGCCGACATCGGCTTGGAGAGCCGCTGAGAAGCTGGCTAAAATGGCTAGGATGAAGAAATCGTTGAACAAAGTTAGCGACTTGCACGGCTTCGAGAATGCTAGGTTTTAA